The nucleotide sequence GCTGGTCCCCAAAATCGTGCCGCCGAGCGCGAGGATGCCCGACAGCTGTTTCCCGTCGAGTTCGACAGCCTGGTCCTGCACCAGGCCTCGGAATCCGTTGCGAAATCCGGTCAAGCGCATGCCGTAGCAGTCCTGCGCCGCCCTTCCAACCGCGCGCAGCGCGGCATTCAGCCCGGGACAATCGCCGCCGCTGGTGAGAAGTCCGATGTGAAGAGCCATGATGGGTAATTTTTTGAATGGGCCCGCAAGATCTCCCCGCATCCTTGCAAACGCATAGCTGGAGCTTTCGCGGAAAGCGGAAAGACTCCCACGCCTGCACGGCCTTCCGAAGAAAATTCGGCCGGCCAAAAAGCGGGGCAATTCGTGGAAATTCTTACCCGTAGGACAGCAAATGTCTCACCCCCTCTGATGAAGTGGGCGCGTGAAAGACAACCATCAACACAACCCCGACCACCACATCTGGAACAACAACGGAACGTGGTGGTGCCACTACACCGTCCACAACGACGACTACACCAAGCAACGCGTCCGCGTCTCCCTCGGCACCAAGGACGTCGCCATCGCCCGCGCCTTGCGCGACTTCCTGATGGAGGCCACACCCAAGATCAGCGCCAACATCCCGCGCCCGCCTGCGCAATTCATGCCCGACGTGGGTCCCGACGTCCGCGAAAGCCGCGCTGTTGCAAGACATCGCACGAACGCGGACATGGCGCTCGCGGGCTAAGAGCTTGCAACAGCGGGTGCGCGCGCTCACCCGATGCGACGACATGCTTGGCGCATGAAAACGCCCTCCGAAAGCAGGCCGCGTGAGAGAGCATGCCGCCATGCAAACGAGGCCATTCCACGCCGCTGGCGTTTACGGGGCGGTGCGTCCGGGCGGTCTAGGCAGGGACTTCGCTTCCTCCGCATCGATGAAGCCGTCCCCGTTGGTGTCATGCTTGGAAAAATTCCGCGCCATCGGCTGCGGTGCTTCTTCCTTGGAAATTTTTCCGTCGCCGTCCCGGTCGAGTCTCCCGATCGGTCCGCCTGCGGTCCCGTTGCGGCGCGGCGGTCTTCCGTTCGAGCCCGGTCCTTGCCTTTGGAAACTCGAATCCGGCGTGCCTTTCAACATCCGCGGATAAAACGGAAACTCTTCCGTCGCCACATAGAAATACGTTCCCTGCGGATACTCCCCGGTGACTCCCGATCTTCCGTTGGCTTCGTCCAAGGTTCCCGCGCCCGCGACAAACTCAAAATCCTGCGTGTAAGTTCCATCGTATTTTCCTCCCGGGCCATTGCTTCCGCCCGGACGCGTCCCGGATTTCAACCTGTAGCCCGAACGATCCTCCGGTGTTTGCGTATAGATCGGGAAACCATCGGCCGCATACCCGATGAGCTTCCTTTCATCGCCGGGCAACTTTTCCACCAGGCCGGTCGGCACCCCATGGTAATGGTAGGCGCCGTTCGGTTGCACGTGGGCCATGTTGCGGTCCATCCCCAGCGTGCCCCGTCCGTTTACGATGCCTTCCATGCGCCAACCCGAAGAGGGATCCTTCTTCCAATATTCCGCCGTGCCCGGGTCGAACACCACGCCGTTCACGGCCACGCCGATCGGCTGACGTTCCACCGGCGTGAAAACCGCGTTTGTCGCGGGATGCGCCGGCATACGGAAAAGATAGTTTTGCGCGCGGATGGAGTTGGGATTGCCGGGGTTCGGGAAATCGCCTGTCGCATGGTTCGGCAGACCGTTGGCCCGGACCACCCGCTTGTCGCCCTCCACGGTAATCTCCACTTTCGATGCCTGCGAATTCGCGGCAGGGGTTTCCGTGCTCCCGGAGTCATGCCCCGGGTGGGCTGCTGCCAAAGAAAGGCCCATTCCCAGAATCAGCACCGCGTGTTGTGTCGCTTTCATGGAGGATTAAACCGCGGGCACGCCGCAAAGGTGCGCTTTATTTTTCGGGGGTTTTGAGGCTGCCGCTCAGGCGGAGGTGAGCCAGGCAGGTCAGATTTCGGTGGTGACCCGCTGGTAGCTGTTCTGCAGATCGTCCTGCACGACGTGCGCGGTGCCGCGGGCCCGAAGCACGAGATCGCGGTCCAGCACGCGCGAACGGTATTGCCAGCCGGCGGGAAGTTTCAGGCGCTTGGCCAAGCCGGTCAAATCGCGCTCGGTCAGCGAGGGATCAACGATCAATGCATAAGTCTGCATGACGTAGCGGGTGCCATCCGGGGCAATCAACTCGTAGATCGGGCGTCCCTTCTCGTAGAGGTATTCCGTGGTCCGCGCCACCGTGTTCTCCGTGTAGGGAGCGGCTTTGCCCTGCAGGACGGTCGGCAACGTGACACGGACATCGGCGAAATGCCTGGTCTCGATGCCCCCGAATGTTTCCGTCTTGCCCGGATTCGCCAGCGAACTGCGGTCCATCACGAAGTAGCGGGGTCCATTGAGAACAATCGCCGCCGCGCGGAATTGCTTTTTCAACGCGCGCGGATCGAGCGCGCGCCAGAGCTTCTCGGGACAATTGTTGAGTCCGAGCGTGTTGTAAACCCCACCGGTAAAAACGAACGGACCGCCCCGCACCACGATGACCTCGCCGTAGCGCTGCCCGCGCATGTTGTCGCGAGTGCGCATGTTTTCAGCTTCTGGCTGGTTGGCAGCCCAGGCCGGCACCGCGGGAGCCGCCAGACAAGTTGCAACAAGAACAACGAGGCAGAAACACCGTGTCATAGAGCCTGACATAGGAGGCATCCCGAAAGCCGGCGATGTGGCACCGCTCGATCTACTGCTGATCGATTGCCTGGGTGTTGTTCGAGCCGGTCAGTTCATTCTTGGCTTCTTTCACCACGCCCCTGCCGAGAATTTTGGACGCAATCTTGACCGGAGGCGGCGCGGCACACCCGGTGATGAATGCGATGGCGAGAATGAGAGCGGCGTTTTTCATAGCCGGTCCTTGTATCAAAGGCGCGAGGTTGGGAGCAAGCAGACGAAGGGGAGATCGACTGCTTTCCTTGATAGCTCATGACTCCACAGTCGCCTTCGTCACGGCGAGGGGTCGGACGACGCGGATGGTGATGCGGTAGATGACACGTTCACCGAAAACATAGTTGGGGACAAGATAGTGTTCCTCGCTGACCGCGCGTTCGATCCCGGGCCAGAAGTGGTGTCGATGACTGCATGCGTCTTTTCTTTTGTTCAGGCTTGAATTTTCCAGATGCCCGAAGAGTCGCGCCTCAGCCGGAAGCCCGCATCAAATCTCATTTGGACTTCATGCTTCCGCCATGCAGAAGCATCAGCCTCCGTTTATGTTTTTGTCCCACGGCGGCAGGCGACCACAGTCACCAGCGCACCGAGGGCGAGAAGAGCATAAGTGGAGGGTTCCGGCACGACATAGTCGGTGAACTTTACCG is from Chthoniobacterales bacterium and encodes:
- a CDS encoding YHYH protein; its protein translation is MKATQHAVLILGMGLSLAAAHPGHDSGSTETPAANSQASKVEITVEGDKRVVRANGLPNHATGDFPNPGNPNSIRAQNYLFRMPAHPATNAVFTPVERQPIGVAVNGVVFDPGTAEYWKKDPSSGWRMEGIVNGRGTLGMDRNMAHVQPNGAYHYHGVPTGLVEKLPGDERKLIGYAADGFPIYTQTPEDRSGYRLKSGTRPGGSNGPGGKYDGTYTQDFEFVAGAGTLDEANGRSGVTGEYPQGTYFYVATEEFPFYPRMLKGTPDSSFQRQGPGSNGRPPRRNGTAGGPIGRLDRDGDGKISKEEAPQPMARNFSKHDTNGDGFIDAEEAKSLPRPPGRTAP